The Deltaproteobacteria bacterium genome has a window encoding:
- a CDS encoding tetratricopeptide repeat protein, with the protein MVFSFQMQKNKKVFFVFIALLLLLPTTEAVSSDKSKSLVQKGYSFLTKGNFESALKQFELAFKADPNDGTALFFQGVALNRLGKFELSAPKLDRAGLKKGVHPDWNFERGWSYLGLGEWKKAVSLLEVFEKEHPGRGQTLEFIGRAYFGLKNYSKAESYLKKAAKKDPNLKKTTEIYLSRISGTRQAPSATEGPKSEKGKNWKIYSNIGGNYNTNAINLGNGVTRPADISRQESPFASGTLGGSYRFDLSDSSQFSLGNQILANLYEVSGRLHFLDNYSFLQFRHSFDPTKILGITFSNDFSIIQTAKFRDQIGIKPLFGWKLADWLVSEIGYNFGWADYFFPSNANQNRDSYSHTVLMNNIFSVPETKLRFRLGYFHLWNRATGSDFDYGGNTLIFGVSHSFYEDVMGELLFSQAWNRYSKINSLTTGTKRSDDISNVSVQFKVPFIGPIKGFLHANYTRNKSNIAVFNYRAWQGGGGLSAEF; encoded by the coding sequence ATGGTTTTTAGTTTTCAGATGCAGAAAAATAAAAAAGTCTTCTTTGTTTTTATTGCACTCCTTCTTTTGCTTCCGACAACGGAAGCCGTCTCCTCCGATAAATCGAAATCACTGGTCCAGAAAGGCTATTCCTTTTTGACGAAGGGAAATTTTGAATCGGCGCTAAAGCAGTTTGAGCTGGCCTTCAAGGCCGATCCTAATGATGGAACAGCACTCTTTTTTCAAGGCGTTGCTTTGAACCGTTTGGGGAAATTTGAACTTTCGGCTCCAAAACTGGATCGGGCAGGCCTTAAAAAAGGAGTGCATCCCGATTGGAATTTCGAACGTGGCTGGAGTTATCTGGGTTTGGGGGAATGGAAAAAGGCTGTTTCGCTTTTGGAAGTCTTTGAAAAAGAACATCCGGGCCGCGGGCAGACCTTGGAATTTATCGGCCGTGCCTATTTTGGACTTAAAAATTATTCCAAGGCTGAAAGTTATCTCAAAAAAGCCGCAAAAAAAGATCCCAATCTCAAAAAAACCACAGAAATTTATCTTTCGAGGATTTCAGGCACAAGACAGGCCCCAAGTGCTACCGAAGGCCCAAAGAGTGAGAAGGGGAAAAATTGGAAAATTTATTCTAATATAGGCGGCAATTACAATACCAACGCCATTAATCTGGGAAACGGCGTAACACGTCCGGCCGATATTTCCCGGCAGGAGTCCCCGTTTGCCTCAGGAACCTTGGGTGGGAGTTATCGTTTTGATCTTTCGGATTCCAGTCAATTTTCTCTGGGGAATCAGATTCTCGCCAATCTTTATGAAGTGAGCGGCCGTCTGCATTTTTTGGATAATTATTCCTTTCTGCAGTTTCGCCATTCTTTTGACCCAACCAAAATTTTGGGTATTACCTTTTCCAATGATTTTTCAATAATTCAAACGGCCAAGTTTCGGGATCAAATCGGAATCAAACCGCTGTTTGGCTGGAAATTGGCGGATTGGCTGGTTTCCGAAATCGGTTATAATTTTGGATGGGCGGATTATTTTTTTCCGTCCAACGCCAATCAAAACCGCGATTCCTATTCCCACACGGTCTTGATGAACAACATCTTTTCGGTTCCGGAAACAAAACTGCGTTTTCGTCTGGGATACTTCCATTTGTGGAATCGCGCCACGGGATCCGACTTTGATTACGGTGGAAACACTCTGATTTTCGGCGTCAGCCATTCCTTCTATGAGGATGTTATGGGAGAATTGCTATTTTCTCAGGCTTGGAACCGCTATTCCAAAATCAACAGTTTGACGACAGGCACTAAGCGCAGTGATGATATTTCCAATGTATCTGTACAGTTTAAGGTCCCGTTTATTGGGCCGATAAAAGGTTTTCTCCACGCCAATTATACGCGAAACAAATCGAATATCGCGGTGTTTAATTATCGAGCATGGCAGGGCGGCGGGGGTTTGTCAGCGGAATTTTAA